A single region of the Triticum dicoccoides isolate Atlit2015 ecotype Zavitan chromosome 2B, WEW_v2.0, whole genome shotgun sequence genome encodes:
- the LOC119360643 gene encoding uncharacterized protein LOC119360643: MGDFNETLQGDEHFSVNAWPKYQMRAFRDAVDDCSLQDLGWRGIPYTWDNKQPGLANVKARLDRALANEGFLNLFQSISIKHVSSVESDHCFIVAEVRTSMNNSWPRAKRNFRYEDVWQSHSQYDQLVRNLWQVGAGQRGLQGVVEALGTVQKDLGAWEEREFGNLQKKFRCLQKRLDRHLLNEMRRTTTQRWGPRCRTDQAPGSGAVAVDRLSALPDALLHHVMSFLKAWEAVPTCVLARRWRHLWESAPCVDLRLRYMSRDGDLPQEFRDFVHRLFLLRDVSALVDTLCLQPSDEDAGFSKEDASIWIMAALKRKARVIHLAGHHKRAVSLDGVPFVSCHLKILKLSYARLDDSVLRQLSASCKSLEELDLKDCLLTGPGIVFASLKTLIMLKCKFNSGFSIAAPNLVLLRLITPYVQVASFTDFGSLVTATILLDDHFLSNEFEHISDKDDCDETTDDDGNDDKRSYRIHDASSLSDDDDDFDKFGYGYGFPEERYGHSRYKDNYNYGSDIDSGDNTYEYVEIANDSKYGYKGKGKLSSEDGNYGKISGGNYTSNNILGGHHMLESLSTATSLELLTDAGEVVLTRELRRCPTFSNLKTLSLGEWCMAADFDALIFLLQHSPNIKRLFLQLKLNFSTRKALETGIKLHGRPFTCNELRMVKIKCSKDDGRVHTLAHMFRANGIPLENIYVRRSRNAYLHGQKFMRDLAKQELDECGDDWM, from the exons ATGGGAGATTTTAATGAAACATTGCAAGGGGATGAGCACTTCAGTGTCAATGCGTGGCCGAAATACCAGATGAGGGCATTTCGGGACGCGGTTGACGACTGTTCTTTACAAGATTTGGGATGGAGAGGTATTCCCTATACATGGGATAACAAACAGCCGGGGCTTGCGAACGTGAAAGCCCGGCTGGACCGCGCTCTTGCCAATGAGgggtttctgaatttatttcagtccATCTCCATCAAGCATGTGAGTAGTGTGGAGTCAGACCATTGTTTCATAGTGGCCGAGGTCAGAACTAGTATGAACAACAGTTGGCCTCGAGCAAAAAGAAACTTCAGATATGAAGATGTATGGCAATCTCATAGCCAGTACGACCAGCTAGTACGTAACTTGTGGCAAGTTGGTGCTGGTCAGAGAGGGTTACAAGGAGTCGTGGAAGCACTGGGGACAGTGCAGAAAGATCTGGGAGCCTGGGAAGAGCGAGAGTTCGGAAATCTCCAAAAGAAATTCCGCTGCCTCCAGAAACGCCTAGACC GCCATCTGCTCAACGAAATGCGCCGGACGACCACCCAGCGCTGGGGGCCGCGCTGCCGCACTGACCAGGCGCCAGGCTCCGGCGCCGTCGCGGTCGACCGCCTCAGCGCCCTCCCGGACGCGCTCCTGCACCACGTCATGTCGTTCCTCAAGGCGTGGGAGGCGGTGCCCACCTGCGTGCTCGCGCGCCGGTGGCGCCACCTCTGGGAGTCCGCGCCCTGTGTCGACCTCCGCCTGCGCTACATGAGCCGCGACGGCGACCTACCGCAGGAATTCCGCGACTTCGTGCACCGCCTTTTCCTCCTCCGCGACGTGTCAGCGCTGGTGGACACGCTCTGCCTGCAGCCCAGCGATGAGGACGCTGGCTTCAGCAAGGAGGACGCCAGCATCTGGATCATGGCTGCTCTCAAGCGCAAGGCGCGGGTTATTCACCTTGCTGGGCATCACAAGAGAGCCGTGTCGTTGGACGGTGTGCCCTTTGTTTCGTGCCACCTCAAGATCTTGAAGTTGTCCTACGCCAGGCTCGATGACAGTGTCCTCCGACAGCTTTCTGCTAGTTGCAAATCCTTGGAAGAACTAGATCTCAAGGATTGCTTGCTGACAGGCCCTGGGATTGTGTTCGCCTCTTTGAAGACCTTAATCATGCTTAAGTGCAAGTTCAATTCGGGCTTCTCCATTGCAGCTCCCAACCTCGTACTTCTGCGCCTCATCACACCTTATGTCCAAGTTGCGTCATTTACCGACTTTGGGTCATTGGTCACAGCCACTATCTTACTTGATGACCATTTCTTGAGCAATGAATTTGAACACATCAGCGATAAAGATGACTGTGATGAAACTACTGATGACGACGGCAATGATGATAAGAGGAGCTATAGGATTCATGATGCCTCttccttgagtgatgatgatgatgattttgacaAGTTTGGATATGGATATGGTTTTCCTGAAGAAAGATATGGGCACAGTCGTTACAAGGATAATTATAATTATGGTAGCGATATTGATAGTGGTGACAATACCTATGAATACGTTGAGATCGCAAATGATTCAAAGTATGGCTACAAAGGTAAAGGGAAGCTTTCCAGTGAAGATGGTAACTATGGAAAAATCAGTGGTGGAAATTATACTAGTAATAATATTCTAGGTGGCCATCATATGCTTGAGAGCCTTTCCACAGCTACGAGTTTGGAGTTGTTAACTGATGCTGGAGAG GTGGTTCTGACTAGGGAATTGAGAAGGTGTCCAACTTTTAGCAACCTGAAGACCCTGTCCCTTGGTGAATGGTGTATGGCTGCTGATTTCGATGCATTAATTTTCTTGCTACAGCATTCACCTAATATAAAGAGGCTTTTTCTCCAACTCAAATTG AACTTCAGCACAAGGAAGGCATTGGAAACAGGTATCAAACTACACGGAAGACCATTTACTTGCAATGAACTTAGAATGGTGAAGATCAAATGTTCAAAGGATGATGGGAGAGTCCACACCTTGGCACATATGTTCAGGGCAAATGGTATACCACTAGAGAATATTTATGTGCGTCGGAGCAGGAATGCTT ATCTCCATGGCCAGAAGTTTATGAGGGACCTCGCCAAGCAAGAACTGGATGAATGTGGGGACGACTGGATGTAA